From Lactobacillus sp. PV012:
ATTAAAGAAGAAGATGTGATGAATAAAGGTCTAAAAATTTATACTACTCTAGATCAAAATTATCAAACAGCAATGCAAAGTTCTTTTGAACAAAGTTGGAACTTTCCAGCAGATAGTAGTGATGGAACCCAGGTCCAAGGGGCTAGTGTAGCTGTTGATCCAAAAACGGGGGCTGTGAGTGCAATTGTAGGAGGTAGAGGCGATCATGTCTTTAGAGGCTATAATCGAGCAACTCAGATGAAACGACAACCTGGTTCCACAATGAAGCCGTTAGCAGTTTATTCTCCCGCCTTACAAAATGGTTATCATTATGATTCAGAATTATCAAATAAATTACAAAGATTTGGTAAAAATGGTTATGAACCAAAAAATGTAGATAATCAGTATTCAAATGAAATTCCGATGTATAAAGCACTAGCAGAAAGTAAAAATGTACCAGCAGTTTGGCTACTGGATAAGATTGGAGTAAGTAAAGGAGTTCAATCGGTTGAAGATTTTGGAATTAAAGTACCTAAAAAAGATCAAAATCTTGCTCTAGCATTGGGTGGATTATCAAGTGGAGTATCACCAATCCAGATGGCTCGGGCTTATAGTGCTTTTGCCAACGATGGGAACTTACCTAATCAAACTTATTTTATAACTAAAATTACCGATGCTAGCGGTAAGGTATTAGCAGAAAATGATAATACAGGTAGTCATCGAATTATTTCTTCAAATACCAGCAAAGAAATGACATCGATGATGCTAGGAGTTTTTTCAAATGGGACTGCTCAATCAGCTCAGCCGAGTGGCTATAGAGTAGCTGGAAAAACAGGTTCAACTGAAGTACCGGATTCATATGGTTATGGAACAAAGGATCAGTGGATTGTTGGTTATACTCCCGATGTAGTTGTGGCTACTTGGGTTGGATTTGATAAGACGGATGCTGAACATTATATGCAGGGAATTTCAGAAACTGGAATTACGCATTTATATAAGTCAGAGATGGAAGCAATCTTACCATATACTAATCAGACCCAGTTTAAAGAACAAAGTCCACAACAAATTAACAAGTCAACTGGGGCAAATTCTAACTGGATGGGCAATATTCAAAAAAATATTGAAAAAGGAGTTAATGGAGCCAATTCTAAAATTAATGAATGGTATAATAATATAAAAGGTCTATTAGGCCAGTAACATTAAAGGAGAATAACATTATGGCAAGTATTTTAGATACAGCAAATCAAGTCGGAGAAGCATTAAAGCAAACTGATGAATTTAAGGCTTTACAAGAAGCAATAAATGCTGTTAAGGCAGATCCAGCTACTTCAGATCTTTACAAGCGGATGGAAAAATTACAACAAAACATTATGGCTGCTCAACAAGCTAACCAACCAATTAGTGAAGAACTTCAAAAAGAATACCAAGAAATTAATGCAGCTATTGAAAAAAATGACTTATTAAAAGACATGATTACTAAAGAACAAGGCGTCTTTAATATTTTAAATGATGTTCAACAAGTTTACACTAAACCATTGAACGAATTATACAGTACTCTTAAAGAAGAAAAGTAATTATGAAATTTATTCATCTTTCAGATGCACATTTAGATAGTCCTTTTTTAGGGCTATCTTTTTTGCCTTTTAACCAATTAAATGCCATCAAAAACAGTAGTAATGAATCATTCCACAAAGCCGTTACAATTGCCATTGAGGAAGAAGTAGATTTGTTTTTAATTGCTGGAGATACGTTTGATTCTGTTACTCCAAGTCCTAAGAGTCAGCTATTTTTATTGCAAGAGTTAGAGCGACTCATTAATAATAAAATTCAAATAGTAATGATTTTAGGAAATCATGATTATCTTTCTCCGCAAAAAATGTTATTGCCCCAAAATCCCTATTTTAAATTATTGGGTGCTAATCAAGAGGTTGAAACTTTCAAAGGCAATACGCAAACAGGCTTTTCTTATCAAGTTCATGGTTTTTCTTATCAAAAAAATCATATTCACAAAGATATGGTAGAGAACTTTCCTGTTAAAGATCCAAATAGTTTCAATATTGGTCTGATGCATGCTCAAGAAGAGAGAAATCAAGTAGGGGCAGATGTTTATGCTCCCTTTAAATTAAGTGATTTAAAAAACTTAGCCTATGATTATTTTGCGCTTGGCCATATTCATAAACGTCAGAATTTAAGTCAGCAGCCATTGATTGCTTATAGTGGAAATATTCAAGGGCGTCACATTAATGAAAGAGGACCAAAAGGAATTAGTTTGGTCACTGTTGATGAACAAACTAACCAAGCAAGTATTGAATTTATAAAAACAAGCAAGCTTGAATGGAAATTATTAGAAATAAAAATTCCTCATCCCTTAAAGCCACAGGAGCTATTTGAATTAATTGAGATGAATATTAATCAAAATATTTCTAGTCAAAACCTAGTGGGAATCAAATTAAAGGGAAGTGAATTTCTAACCGAGGAACAAGAAGAATTGCTTCGTGAAGGGGATGCCTTAAAGGAAATCTCACAGAAATTAAAGTTTAATTCGGCTCTAGTAAAAGTTTATTTTCAAGTAAGTGAGAGTATACAATTAAATCCAGCAGATAAAGATGCTTTTCAGGAGGCCCAAAAGGAAATCCTGACTAAAGAAAAGTTAGCTGAACTTTCAAAAAGTTTAGTTACCAAAGGAGACTGGATTAATGAAATGGTTAATAAGCAAGATTTTTTGGATGAAGTAACAGAATTAGCACAGGTGAAATTGGGTCAGAAATTAAAGGATAAGATAAATGAAACTGACTAAAATTAATATTTTAAATTTTGGGAAATTAAGTAACATAAATTTTGAATTAACGAATAATCTTTCAATTTTTGAAGGAAATAATGAAGCAGGTAAGAGTACTACAGTAGCTTTTATTAAACAAATTCTCTTTGGCTTTTATTTAAAAACTCGTCATACTAGTTTCTTTGAAAATTATGAACCTAAAGAAAATAAAGGACTGATGGGGGGATCACTGACTTTTAAAGATGGTGAGAATGAATTTGAACTGACGAGAACTTATAAAAAGGGTGATAGCAAGAAGGGGAATTTAGTAGTTAATTTAAATGGGGAACAAATCCCAGAAAATGTTTTTTTTGACCGCCTGCAAAACATAGATGGAGATTTTTATACAGACAGTTTCATTTTTAATCAAGATTTATTACGGCAAGTGACCAGTTTAGATGAGGAACAGTTACTTGAAAGAATTTACTTCCTAGGAGCAGCAGAGAGCAATAAGTTTTTGCAATTAAGAGATTCCTTCAAAAAGGAAAGTGAGCTTTTATTTAAAAAAAAGGGGCGTAAGCCAGAAATTAATCAATTATTAACTCAGATAGAAGAGCAAAAAGTGAAGCTCAGCGGATTGGACCAAGAGTTTGAAAATTATCGTAATTTAGAAAATGAACTAAATACGCAGGCAAAAAATAAAAGAAAACTAACCGATGAAGCAGAAGCACTCCAAAAACAGCAGCTTAAGTATGGTCATTTAAATACCCAACTGGAAAACTATAGAAGTTACCAAGAATTAGAAGAGAAAAAAGAAAAAGTCAATTTTTCTCCTGAAGCTTTGCAAGATGCTAAAAATCTAGAAGTACAATTAGAAACTTTAAAAAACAATCTAGCTCAATTGATAAATAACCAAGCTATAAATGAGAAAAATGATTTAGATCAGCTTGATGAGCTTGAAAAGGTTTTAAATAAAAGAGTTAATTATTTACAGTGGAAGAGTATTTTGACAAAGGATGAGCAAAATATTAGCCAGGCAAAAAATAAAATAGCTCAAATTAAAGAATATAATCCTGAAATTCAAAAAATTCTCTCTTTAAGTCCCCAGCAGCGAAAAGATTTAAAGAAAGAGTATGACTTTTTTCAAAAGCAGAGTAGTGATAACTATGGGAATCAAGAAAAATACTTAACAATGTTTGGTTTAACTTTAAGTGTTTTGGGGATTTTATTAGCTTTAACAATTTCTCCAGCTTGTTGGTTACTTGTACTTTTTGGTGGAGCAAGCTTAGGCTATGGCTATTTTCAAAAAAGAAAAAGGGATGATCAAAAGCTAGAGTTTGAAGAAAAGTATAATTTAGATCCAAGTAAAATTGCTTTAGATCTTCTGTTAAGTAAAGTACTTGAAGTTTCTGCCTTAGAAGATGACATTGCCCAAACTAATCTTGAAATCAACCAAGTTAACACCCAACTTACTAACTACTTAGCAAAATTAGGATATCTAAGTAAAAAAGAAGTGACACCTTCTAATGCAGAATTTATCCTCGATGAATTATCAACAAAGATAAACTCTTTTAGTAAGAGTCAACAATTAGCCCAGGAGCAAGAACGACAGATTTTTCTTTTAAAAAATAAAATTAATGAATATGAAAAGAAGTTAAATGATTTACTTTTGAGTAATAAGGTTAGCTCAATTAAGCAACTAGAAGAATTAGGGCAAAAAGTTAGTGCCCAAGAAGAAATCCAAGTAAAAGAAAAAGCCTTGGCTAATTTATTAAAAGAAGATTTGGAAACTTTACAAGAAATAAATTCAAATTTACCAGCATTTCGAGAAAAACAAGAAGAAGTAGGTAAAAAATTGAAGGCAGTAAAGCAACAATTGGAGCAAGAAGAAACAAAGTTAGCTGAAATCAAAGTTGAAATGAGTAGTTTGGCCACTTCAGATAAACTTTTCCAAGAAAAGCAAAAATTAGCTAACTTAAAAACTCAAGTAAAAGAAAAAAGTACTGAATATTTAGCTGATTTATTGGTATCAGCTTGGATTTCTCGTGGTTTGGACTTAGCTTCTAATGAACGTTTTCCAAAGATGTTAAACAATGCTCGAAATTACTTTAAATTATTAACAGGAGAGCAATATATCAACATTGAGATTGGAAAAAAGATTAAGGTTAAAAATAAAAATGGTAAAAAATTTGAGGCGGAGTTTTTATCTAGAGGTACTAGAGAACAACTATATTTTGCTTTAAAATTAGCATTTGTAGAACAAGTTTATGATAAAATTGCTTTACCAATTTTAATTGATGATGCCTTTGTTAACTTTGACGAGCAAAGAACAGAGTATATTATTGAACTCTTGAAAAAGCTTACTCAGAAAGCACAGGTACTTATTTTTACGCAAAAGAAACAATTAGGAAAAGCTTTGGGGATAGAAGTTTTAAATTTTAAAAAGAAAGAAGTGTAGGAATGTTAAGAAGACGCCTATTAGATTATCATGATGGCGAGGAAATGGATATTGTAGTGTTAATCAAAGATGCCCAATTACGTCCGAGCAAAAATGGTAAACAATATTTATTACTCCATTTTTGTGATAGTAGTGGCATAATTAGAGGAAATTTTTGGAATGCGACCAGTCAAGATGCTGATAGATATGTCCCTGGTACTTTAGTAGAATTGAATGGAAAAAGAGAAGAATATCAAGATCATCCTCAAATAAGAATCTATAGTATGCGCCTTGTAGATGAGCATGAAGGTTATAAGTTAGAAGAATTCGTAAAAAGTGCACCAATTGCCCAACAACAACTTAAAACAGATATAGAAAATAAAATCGCAGAAATTAAAAATGAAAATTGGCATGCAATTGTTCAGTATTTAATAAATAAGTGGGGTGAAAAATTTTACTCTTACCCAGCTGCTAAGTCTAACCACCATGCTGTTAAAAATGGCTTGGCCTTTCATACTCAGTCCATGCTTAAGGATGCTGAAGCTTTGGCAAATAACTATCCGCAAGTTAATAAAGAGCTCTTATATGCAGGTTGTATTTTACATGATATGGGGAAAGTGATTGAACTTTCTGGTGTGATGGGGACAACTTATACACCAGAAGGAAATTTAATTGGTCATTTAGTTTTAATTGATGAAGAAATCATATTAGCTGCTAATGAATTAGGATTAGACCCCCATTGTGAAGACATTATGTTATTGCGTCACATGGTAATTAGCCATCATGGCTTGCCAGAATATGGAGCAGCCAGGCGACCTTTTTTGCTAGAAGCAGAGTTGCTTCATAAAATTGATGATTTAGATGCAAGCATTTATGCTATTACAAATGCTTTGCAACAAACTGAACCGGGTAAATTTAGTGAGATGGTTTTTTCTAAAGAAAATAGAAAGTTTTATCGGCCAAAGTTCAATACTAGTTTGAATAATATAGATAATTTAGAATAAATCTAGCAGGCTAGATAAAAGATTAGGTAACTGAGTTCTTCTTGACAACATAGGCAAATATCAAGTAGAATTGTGGCAATAAATTTTAAGGAAAGTGGATTTTAAAATTATGAAAGCAATTTTATCAGTAATTGGAGAAGATAAGGTCGGCATAATTGCAAAAGTAAGTAATGTGTTAGCTGAAAATAATATTAATATTCTTGATGTTTCACAAACTATCATGGAAGAAGATTTTGTAATGATGATGTCATTAGCTTTACCTAAAGAAGTAAATATTCAAAAATTAAATACAATTTTTGAAAAGTTAGGTAATGAGTTAAACTTGGAAATTAATGTTAGAAATGCCAAGCTCTATGAAGCAATGCATACATTAGATTAGGGGAAAATGATGGATTCACAACAAATTTATGAAACTAGTCATATGATTAGTAGTGAAAATCTTGATGTTCGGACAATTACAATGGGAATTTCACTTCTTGACTGTATCGACAGTGATAGTACCCGAGCATGTGAAAAAATTTATGACAAAATTACTACTAAGGCAAAAGATTTAGTAAAAGTGGGCCAAGAAATAGAAAGTGAATATGGAATTCCAATTGCTAATAAAAGAATTACGATAACACCAATTTCTTTAATTGCTGCAGCTAGTGGAGATAAGGACTATGTGAAGTATGCCAAAACTTTAGATAAGGCTGCTAAAACATTAGGCGTTGACTTTATTGGTGGATTTAGTGCGCTAGTCCAAAAAGGATTTCAAGAAGGAGATAAGATCTTAATTAACTCACTTCCCCAAGCTTTAAGTGAAACTAACTATGTTTGTGCCTCTGTTAATGTGGGTTCTACGAGGAGTGGAATTAACATGGATGCAGTAAAAAGCATGGGTGAGATAATAGTTAAGAGCGCACAATTAGACTATATGACAAATACTAAATTGGTGGTATTTTGTAATGCAGTTGAGGATAATCCTTTTATGGCTGGAGGTTTTCACGGAGTTAGTGAGCCTGATTGTGTAATTAACGTCGGTGTTTCAGGCCCTGGGGTAGTTAAAACTGCTTTAGAAAAAGTTAAAGGTCAATCAATGGATGTAGTAGCCGAAACAATTAAGAAAACTGCTTTTAAAGTTACTAGAATGGGTCAACTGGTTGGTAGTGTCGCTGCAAAAAAATTAAATGTTCCTTTTGGAATAGTTGATCTCTCTCTTGCACCAACTGCTGCAGCAGGTGATTCAGTAGCTGAAGTACTTGAAGAAATAGGAGTTTCACAAGTAGGAGCACATGGCACCACGGCTGCTTTAGCAATGCTAAATGATGCTGTTAAAAAGGGTGGTTTAATGGCTTGCAGTCATGTTGGTGGATTATCAGGAGCATTTATTCCAGTTTCTGAGGATGCAGGAATGATTAAAGCAGTGGAAAACGGGATGTTAAATATTGCAAAATTAGAAGCAATGACAGCTGTTTGTTCTGTAGGGCTTGATATGATTGCAATTCCCGGGGATACTCCTGCTGAAACTATCAGTGGAATGATTGCTGATGAGGCAGCTATTGGAATGATCAACAATAAAACAACTGCTGTAAGAGTGATCCCTGTACCTGGTAAAAAGATAGGGGATAATGTTGAATTTGGAGGATTATTGGGCCATGCACCAATTATGGCTGTCAGCAATGCAGACAGTAGCGTAATGGTTAACCGTGGTGGTTTAATTCCCGCTCCAGTTCATAGTTTTAAAAATTAAAATTTGGATTAAATAAAATAAGAGCAAGATTTCAAAAATGGAATCTTGCTCTTATTTGTTAGCCTAGAAAGTTAGTTTGTCTAGACATTTTTATTATTTGCTTGAACTAGTTGTACTTGAAGTAGTTGAACCAGTTGATACATATTGTGATAAAACGTTCTTTAAGTCGTTGTCCTTAATTGAAACATCAGCACGTTTTAAGACAGTTGCGATAACACTCTTCATTACACTTTGGTCTTGTGCCATTGAGTTGTAAATTTGGTTATCAATTTCTTTCTTGTGTTCCTTTAAGGTTCCCTTAGCAGGGTGCTTAATCATCTTAATGATGTGGTAACCATATTGAGTTTTAACTGGAGTAGTAGTGTATTCACCAGTTTTAAGCTTAAAGGCTGCTTTCTTGAAAGTTGAGTCTAAACTAGTATCTGTTGAATCAAATGCTGGTAATTTACCGGCATCATTCTTAGTAGCAGTATCAGTTGAGTACTTCTTAGCCAAGGATTTGAAGCTTTCGCCATCGTTTAGCTTTTGAATAACTTCTTCAGCAGTACTTTTCTTTGAAACTAAGATTTGTTGTACTTCAACCTTAGGTTGGTAATCTTTCCAAGCCTTTTCTTCTTGTGACTTAGAAATTGTCTTAATATGCTTTAATGCAGCTTCAGTTAATAAGTTTGTCTTTAAGTTGTCCTTAAATCCAGAAGCAGTAAGGCCGTTTTGTTCTAAAATTGAATTAAATTGAGAACCGTACTGCTTTTTATATTTATCGTATTGGGCATTAACTTGCTTTTGAGAAACATATTTGCCGTATTGACTTTCTAATGCATCAGAAATAATCATATTAGCTAAGGTAGATTGTCCAGCTTGGGATTCTTTCATCTTATCGTAATATTGACTCTGAGTAATTTTACCGCCTTTGTAGCTAACAACAGTTTTGTCATTTGAACAAGCAGTAGCAGTTAGGGCCACACCTGCGAATGCTACAACAGCAGCTGCTTTTTTCCATGTGTTTTTTAACTTCATAAAATACCGTCCTTTGCATATTTACTTTACCAATATAACATAAAAAGTCTCTTTCCCCAAAAAAGGGAAGAGACTTAAACGTATTTAAAGAAATTTAAATTTTATTTTACTTCTTTATTTAGTTTTTCTATGTTTTCTTTAAGAACTTGTACTTTAGGCTTAGCTGTCATTTCAAAAACTTTAATTGAGCGATTAATGCTTGCCAAATCTTTTTTAGCAGCTGGAAGATCAGTAGTTTTGAGAGTGGAAAGAGTTGCTTTAATATTTTGAATATTTTTTTGAATATTTAAACCATCTTTCAAATCTTCAATAACAAAATCTTTTACTTCTGTTCTGATCGGTTTTCCAGTTTTTTGGTCTTTAAGAAAAGAAATTCCAGTTCCTAAAAGAGTTCCCAAACCCAAACCAGTAGAAAAATATTTAAGTTTCATTCTAATTACTTTCTTTATTTATGATTGTCTTCTTTTGCTTGTCTTGCCTTTTCTTTAAGCTCTGAAAGCTCTGCTTTGGCTTTAGCTTCTTTTTGCGCTAAATCTTCTTTAAATTCAGCATGCTTTTCTGAAACTTTAGCCTTCATATCATTAGCTTCTTTTTCAGCCTTAATTTTAGCAATTTCAGCTTTTTCTTTGGCTTTAGCTTTAAAATCAGTAGCCTTTTCTTTGGTTTTGTTGACTAAATCATTTAAATCTTTATTTTTGCTTGTGACTGTTTTAATAGCAGTAACTAAATCGCTGGCTTTTTCCTTAGCAGTGACGTGAGCTTTGGTAGCTTCATCATTAGTAGCTGGAGCTACTTCTTGATTTTTGCGATCATTTTGTAATTATTGGTAGTTATTTTTGACTGCAGCGCAAGATTCTTTTAGCTCTTCAGCATGTTTACGAATATCTTCACGAATTGGTTCGTCAGTTGAAGGATTTTTGACAAAGGATGCTGCTGCACCAACTAGACCACCAGAAACGACACCTAATAAAAATGGAAACATAATTATTACCTCTATCTTTTACTATAATACATCTACTTTACAGTTCTATTATAAGCTAATTGAGGTGCTTTTTGATACTATTTGCTACTGCGAGATAATCTTTATCATTATATTGACTAGCATTGTTTGCGTGTGGCAAGTCCACATTATCGTTTTCATAGCGTGGAATAAAATGAATATGCGAATGCATTACAACTTGTCCTGCTGCTTCGCCGTTATTTGCTATTACATTAACTCCTTTAATGTCAGGATTTGAATTTTTAACTGCATTAGCAATTTTAGGAATATATTGTAAAAACTTAGCTGCATCTTCTTGACTATAGTCAAAAAAATTAACAAGGTGTTTTTTAGGAACTAATAAAACATGTCCTCTGGTAACTTGTGAAATATCAAGAAATACCTTAATGTCGTCATTTTCAAAGACAGTATAAGAAGGAATTTCTTTACGAATTATTTTGCAAAATAAACAATCTTCTTGTAATTCAGCCATAAAAAGCTTCCTTTCTCTATTATAATAGAAATTTAGTTTGATCTAAGTTAATGCTATCATAGAGAGAGAGCTTTTTCAGTATTTTTAGAAAGGATTAATTGCCTATGGCTTTAAAAATTGAAAATTTATCTGGAGGCTACAGTGGAATTACTGTAATTCATGATATTAATTTAACAATTGAACCTGGACAAGCAATTGGTTTGATTGGATTAAATGGTGCTGGTAAATCAACAACCATTAAGCACTTATTAGGTTTACTAAGAATGCAAAAAGGAACAATAGAATTAAATGGGGTAAATTTAACTCAAAGTCCTACTAAATTTAAAAAAATGATTGCTTATATTCCAGAAACGCCAATCTTATATCCAGAATTAACCCTTAAAGAGCATTTAGAACTCGTAATTTTAACTTATGGTTTAGATAAAAATAAAGTTTGGGACCGAGCAGTGCAACTTTGTAAAATGTTTAGATTAGACAATAAGTTGGATTGGTTGCCAACAAACTTTTCTAAAGGGATGCAGCAAAAAGTAATGATTGTGTGTGCTTTTTTGGCTAATCCAGATTTATTAGTTATTGATGAACCTTTTACAGGACTAGATCCTTTAGCGGTTGCAAACTTCATTGATTTGGTAAAACAAGCAACTGCTAATCAAAAAATGGTCTTAATGACAACGCATGTCTTAGCAGAAGCCCAAGAAGCAGTTCAAAAGTTTGCGGTTTTAAATGATGGCAGTATTCAGACAATTGGCGATTTAAAACAAATTAGAGAATTTTACGGCTTAAAGCCGAGTGATTCGTTTGACCGCTTGTACCAAGTTTTAAATCAGGAGCAAAATAAGCATGAATGAGTTAATAAAAAAGCGCCAGCAAGCTAATTTAAAGCGCCAAATGCGTTATTTGAGTTTAGTGTTTAATGATTTCTTTATTTTAGCGTTGATTTTAATGTTTGGTGCTTTAATGTTTTGGTATGCACAAAACATTAAAAATTGGCCTAATAATCTTTGGTTTTACAAACCATTACTAGCAGTTATTTGGACAATTGTAATTAGCATTGGGCATCTAGCAACACTTTTTCAAAAAGCGGATACGCACTTTCTCTATATGCAAGATGAGTACATGCATGCCTATTTGAAGCCAATGATTAGAAGGAGTATGGTTTTACCCACAATTCTCTTGCTTTTGGTTTCGGGGATTCTCTATCCATTTGCGATTTTACGGGTGCAGATACCTGTTGCATCTTATATCTTTTTAGTAATTGGTTTAATTTTAACAAAATATGTTCAATTGAAGCTAATTGCGCGTAGTCTTTACTTTAATAAAACCAAAATTTATAATTTTTGGTTATTTGAATTAGTTGTTTTGCTTGTTTTATGGTTAAGTTTAAATAATTCTCCTTATATTTATTTCTTCTTAGCAGTAATTGCAGCAGTTGGAGTAAATTATTTGCCAACGGGGAAAGTATTTAACTGGTACTATGCAGTTGATTTGGAAGAAAAACGACGTGATAGTCAAGATAATTTTTATAGTATGTTTACGGATGTGGCTGATAAAAAAATCAAAATTTCACGGAGAAAATATTTGGATTTTCTTATTAATCATCAAAAGCAAACTCCCAATACTTTTTTATATCAGAGAGCATTATTACGTGATCCAGAATATAGCAATTTATTGATTAGAATGGCAGTTTTTTCACTGCTATTGTCGTGGATTTTGCAAAGTTACGCTTGGAGTAGTGTTTTAGGTGCCTTGGTTTTGTTTTTAACTTTATATCAATTAATTCCTTTAGGTACAGTCTATGAACATAATATGATGTACCATGTTCAACCGATCCCGCTTAAAAATAGAGGTAAAGCCTTAGCAAGAGTCTTGAAAAAGGGGATGCTAATTGAATGGTTTGTAATTAGTATGGGTATCGTAATTTTTTCACCAGAAAAAGTAAATGCTTTAATTAGTGTAGTTGCATTATTGCTATTTGTCTTTATAATTCTTTATGCATACTTGCCAATGAAGATTGAAAAATTATTTAAAAAAATTAGATACTAAGAAAAGGTGAGCAAAGAAGATGAGATTAAGAAATAAGCCGTGGGCACAAAAATTAGTTGCAGAACATCCAGAAGCAATTTTAAATGAACCAAGTTTAGAAGAAAAAATTAACTGGGAAGAAAGATTTGAAGATTTTTCTAAGCCATTAGCCATTGAAATTGGATCTGGAAAGGGTCAGTTTATCACTACTCTTGCCAAACAACATCCTGAAATGAATTTTATTGGGATTGAATTACAAACAACAGCTGCAGGGATGATCCTTCGTAAAAAGTTAGAAGAAAAGATTGATAATTTACAATTAATATGTGCTGATGCCGCTAATTTAGCAATCTATCTCCCAAAAAATAGTGCAGATATTATTTATTTGAATTTCTCAGATCCTTGGCCAAAAACTCGCCATGAGAAACGTCGTTTGACTTATAAAAGCTTTTT
This genomic window contains:
- the trmB gene encoding tRNA (guanosine(46)-N7)-methyltransferase TrmB, with the translated sequence MRLRNKPWAQKLVAEHPEAILNEPSLEEKINWEERFEDFSKPLAIEIGSGKGQFITTLAKQHPEMNFIGIELQTTAAGMILRKKLEEKIDNLQLICADAANLAIYLPKNSADIIYLNFSDPWPKTRHEKRRLTYKSFLNKYKEVLKPEGHLEFKTDNRGLFEYSLESLNNYGMKFEHVSVDLHHDDDEIAQRNVETEYEHKFAQKGNPIYCLHAKF
- a CDS encoding ABC transporter permease, coding for MNELIKKRQQANLKRQMRYLSLVFNDFFILALILMFGALMFWYAQNIKNWPNNLWFYKPLLAVIWTIVISIGHLATLFQKADTHFLYMQDEYMHAYLKPMIRRSMVLPTILLLLVSGILYPFAILRVQIPVASYIFLVIGLILTKYVQLKLIARSLYFNKTKIYNFWLFELVVLLVLWLSLNNSPYIYFFLAVIAAVGVNYLPTGKVFNWYYAVDLEEKRRDSQDNFYSMFTDVADKKIKISRRKYLDFLINHQKQTPNTFLYQRALLRDPEYSNLLIRMAVFSLLLSWILQSYAWSSVLGALVLFLTLYQLIPLGTVYEHNMMYHVQPIPLKNRGKALARVLKKGMLIEWFVISMGIVIFSPEKVNALISVVALLLFVFIILYAYLPMKIEKLFKKIRY
- a CDS encoding peptidylprolyl isomerase PrsA; translated protein: MKLKNTWKKAAAVVAFAGVALTATACSNDKTVVSYKGGKITQSQYYDKMKESQAGQSTLANMIISDALESQYGKYVSQKQVNAQYDKYKKQYGSQFNSILEQNGLTASGFKDNLKTNLLTEAALKHIKTISKSQEEKAWKDYQPKVEVQQILVSKKSTAEEVIQKLNDGESFKSLAKKYSTDTATKNDAGKLPAFDSTDTSLDSTFKKAAFKLKTGEYTTTPVKTQYGYHIIKMIKHPAKGTLKEHKKEIDNQIYNSMAQDQSVMKSVIATVLKRADVSIKDNDLKNVLSQYVSTGSTTSSTTSSSK
- a CDS encoding PFL family protein; translated protein: MDSQQIYETSHMISSENLDVRTITMGISLLDCIDSDSTRACEKIYDKITTKAKDLVKVGQEIESEYGIPIANKRITITPISLIAAASGDKDYVKYAKTLDKAAKTLGVDFIGGFSALVQKGFQEGDKILINSLPQALSETNYVCASVNVGSTRSGINMDAVKSMGEIIVKSAQLDYMTNTKLVVFCNAVEDNPFMAGGFHGVSEPDCVINVGVSGPGVVKTALEKVKGQSMDVVAETIKKTAFKVTRMGQLVGSVAAKKLNVPFGIVDLSLAPTAAAGDSVAEVLEEIGVSQVGAHGTTAALAMLNDAVKKGGLMACSHVGGLSGAFIPVSEDAGMIKAVENGMLNIAKLEAMTAVCSVGLDMIAIPGDTPAETISGMIADEAAIGMINNKTTAVRVIPVPGKKIGDNVEFGGLLGHAPIMAVSNADSSVMVNRGGLIPAPVHSFKN
- a CDS encoding ABC transporter ATP-binding protein, which encodes MALKIENLSGGYSGITVIHDINLTIEPGQAIGLIGLNGAGKSTTIKHLLGLLRMQKGTIELNGVNLTQSPTKFKKMIAYIPETPILYPELTLKEHLELVILTYGLDKNKVWDRAVQLCKMFRLDNKLDWLPTNFSKGMQQKVMIVCAFLANPDLLVIDEPFTGLDPLAVANFIDLVKQATANQKMVLMTTHVLAEAQEAVQKFAVLNDGSIQTIGDLKQIREFYGLKPSDSFDRLYQVLNQEQNKHE
- a CDS encoding YtxH domain-containing protein, with translation MFPFLLGVVSGGLVGAAASFVKNPSTDEPIREDIRKHAEELKESCAAVKNNYQ
- a CDS encoding HIT family protein, whose protein sequence is MAELQEDCLFCKIIRKEIPSYTVFENDDIKVFLDISQVTRGHVLLVPKKHLVNFFDYSQEDAAKFLQYIPKIANAVKNSNPDIKGVNVIANNGEAAGQVVMHSHIHFIPRYENDNVDLPHANNASQYNDKDYLAVANSIKKHLN